The Streptomyces phaeolivaceus genome has a window encoding:
- a CDS encoding electron transfer flavoprotein subunit alpha/FixB family protein, which produces MAEVLVYVDHVDGAVRKPTLELLTLARRIGEPVAVALGNGAADTAAALAEHGAVKVLTHDAAEYADYLVVPKVDALQAAYEAVSPAAVLVPSSAEGKEIAARLAVRIGSGIITDAIDLEAGDEGPLATQSVFAASFTTKSRVSKGTPVITVKPNSAAVEAAPAAGTVEALNVTFSDKATGTKVTGRTPRESTGRPELTEAAIVVSGGRGVNGTENFALIEALADSLGAAVGASRAAVDAGWYPHTNQVGQTGKSVSPQLYIANGISGAIQHRAGMQTSKTIVAVNKDAEAPIFDLVDYGVVGDLFDVVPQLTEEINTRKG; this is translated from the coding sequence ATGGCTGAAGTTCTCGTCTACGTCGACCACGTGGACGGTGCCGTCCGCAAGCCCACCCTGGAGCTGCTGACCCTGGCCCGCCGCATCGGCGAGCCCGTCGCCGTCGCGCTGGGCAACGGCGCCGCCGACACCGCCGCCGCGCTCGCCGAGCACGGCGCGGTCAAGGTCCTCACCCACGACGCCGCCGAGTACGCCGACTACCTGGTCGTCCCCAAGGTCGACGCGCTGCAGGCCGCGTACGAGGCCGTGTCCCCGGCCGCCGTGCTGGTCCCGTCCTCCGCCGAGGGCAAGGAGATCGCCGCGCGTCTCGCGGTGCGCATCGGCTCCGGCATCATCACCGACGCCATCGACCTGGAGGCCGGCGACGAGGGCCCCCTCGCCACGCAGTCGGTGTTCGCCGCCTCCTTCACCACCAAGTCCCGTGTCTCCAAGGGCACCCCGGTCATCACGGTCAAGCCCAACTCGGCCGCCGTGGAGGCCGCCCCGGCCGCCGGTACGGTCGAGGCCCTGAACGTCACCTTCTCCGACAAGGCCACCGGCACCAAGGTCACCGGCCGCACCCCGCGCGAGTCCACCGGCCGCCCGGAGCTGACTGAGGCCGCGATCGTGGTCTCCGGCGGCCGTGGCGTCAACGGCACCGAGAACTTCGCGCTCATCGAGGCCCTCGCCGACTCCCTCGGCGCGGCCGTCGGCGCCTCCCGCGCCGCGGTGGACGCCGGCTGGTACCCGCACACCAACCAGGTCGGCCAGACCGGCAAGTCCGTCTCGCCGCAGCTCTACATCGCCAACGGCATCTCCGGCGCCATCCAGCACCGCGCCGGTATGCAGACCTCGAAGACCATCGTGGCCGTCAACAAGGACGCCGAGGCCCCGATCTTCGACCTCGTCGACTACGGCGTGGTCGGCGACCTCTTCGACGTCGTCCCGCAGCTCACCGAGGAGATCAACACCCGCAAGGGCTGA
- a CDS encoding electron transfer flavoprotein subunit beta/FixA family protein produces the protein MSLRIVVTVKYVPDATGDRHFADDLTVDRDDVDGLLSELDEYAVEQALQIADEADDAEITVLTVGPEDAKDALRKALSMGADKAIHVEDDDLHGTDAIGTSLVLAKAIEKAGYDLVISGMASTDGTGGIVPALVAERLGVPQVTLLSEVSVEDGTVKGRRDGDAASEQLEASLPAVVSVTDQSGEARYPSFKGIMAAKKKPVQSWDLSDLDIEAEEVGLEGAWTAVDSAAERPARTAGTIVKDEGEGGKQLAEFLAGQKFI, from the coding sequence GTGAGCTTGAGGATCGTTGTCACTGTGAAGTACGTGCCCGACGCCACTGGCGACCGGCACTTCGCCGATGACCTGACCGTCGACCGTGACGACGTGGACGGTCTGCTCTCCGAGCTGGACGAGTACGCGGTGGAGCAGGCGCTGCAGATCGCCGACGAGGCCGACGACGCCGAGATCACCGTGCTGACCGTGGGCCCGGAGGACGCCAAGGACGCGCTGCGCAAGGCGCTGTCGATGGGCGCCGACAAGGCGATCCACGTCGAGGACGACGACCTGCACGGCACCGACGCCATCGGCACCTCGCTGGTGCTGGCCAAGGCGATCGAGAAGGCCGGCTACGACCTGGTGATCTCCGGCATGGCGTCCACGGACGGCACCGGCGGCATCGTCCCGGCGCTGGTCGCCGAGCGTCTGGGTGTCCCGCAGGTGACCCTGCTCTCCGAGGTCTCCGTCGAGGACGGCACGGTGAAGGGCCGCCGTGACGGCGACGCCGCGAGCGAGCAGCTGGAGGCCTCCCTCCCGGCGGTCGTGTCGGTCACCGACCAGTCGGGCGAGGCGCGGTACCCGTCCTTCAAGGGCATCATGGCGGCGAAGAAGAAGCCGGTTCAGTCCTGGGACCTCTCCGACCTCGACATCGAGGCCGAGGAAGTCGGTCTGGAGGGCGCCTGGACGGCCGTCGACTCCGCGGCCGAGCGCCCGGCGCGCACCGCCGGCACGATCGTCAAGGACGAGGGCGAGGGCGGCAAGCAGCTCGCCGAGTTCCTCGCGGGCCAGAAGTTCATCTAG
- a CDS encoding flavin reductase family protein: MTATPGLGSPQLASPDLLRSVFRHHAAGVAVITARNGTGPVGFTATSLSSVSAEPPLLSFGIGTGASSWPVISEAEHIGVHILGEHQRELAATFARSGADRFGAPTGWRSGPEGVPVLDDVLAWLVCRVVARVPAGEHRIVLAEVVVGDPSGAGRPLLYHQGRFNGLRD; encoded by the coding sequence ATGACGGCCACCCCCGGCCTCGGTTCGCCCCAGCTCGCCTCCCCCGACCTCCTGCGCTCCGTCTTCCGGCACCACGCCGCCGGTGTGGCCGTGATCACCGCGCGGAACGGCACCGGCCCGGTCGGCTTCACCGCCACCTCGCTCAGCTCCGTCTCCGCCGAACCCCCGCTGCTCTCGTTCGGCATCGGCACCGGCGCCTCCAGCTGGCCGGTGATCTCCGAGGCCGAGCACATCGGCGTCCACATACTCGGCGAGCACCAGCGGGAGCTGGCGGCCACCTTCGCCCGCAGCGGCGCCGACCGGTTCGGGGCGCCCACCGGATGGCGTAGCGGTCCGGAGGGAGTTCCCGTCCTCGACGACGTGCTCGCCTGGCTGGTCTGCCGGGTGGTGGCACGTGTTCCGGCCGGGGAACACCGGATCGTTCTCGCCGAGGTGGTCGTCGGCGACCCCTCGGGCGCCGGCCGGCCGCTGCTGTACCACCAGGGCCGCTTCAACGGTCTGCGAGACTGA
- a CDS encoding thioredoxin family protein, with protein MTGLVVCGLVLALASVYGVLHRRRSGRVRVRGRDGDKRVEAAELGTLGEGLGERATLVQFSSAFCAPCRATRRVLAEVAGMVPGVTHVEIDAEDHLDLVRRLDILKTPTVLVLDADGRIVRRATGQPRKADVIAALGEAV; from the coding sequence GTGACCGGACTTGTGGTGTGTGGACTGGTGCTCGCGCTGGCGAGCGTCTACGGAGTGCTGCATCGGCGGCGGAGCGGGAGGGTCAGGGTGCGCGGGCGGGACGGCGACAAGCGGGTCGAGGCGGCGGAGTTGGGGACGTTGGGGGAGGGGCTCGGTGAACGGGCCACGCTCGTCCAGTTCTCCAGCGCCTTCTGCGCCCCCTGCCGGGCGACCCGCAGGGTGCTCGCCGAAGTGGCCGGAATGGTTCCCGGCGTCACCCATGTCGAGATCGACGCCGAGGACCATCTCGACCTCGTGCGCCGGCTCGACATCCTCAAGACGCCGACCGTGCTCGTGCTCGACGCGGACGGCCGGATCGTGCGCAGGGCAACCGGACAGCCGCGCAAGGCGGATGTGATCGCGGCGCTCGGCGAGGCCGTGTGA
- a CDS encoding DUF4395 domain-containing protein codes for MDIDVRGPRFGAAVTTVVLAVVLITGSAWLLAWQTLAFALGAAGGVGRSPYGWFFRTLVRPRLGAPTAFEAPEPPRFAQAVGLVFAVVGLVGFTVGPEALGLAATGAALAAAFLNAVFGYCLGCEMYLLVRRVAVRTK; via the coding sequence ATGGACATCGATGTGAGGGGGCCGCGCTTCGGGGCGGCCGTGACGACCGTGGTACTGGCGGTCGTGCTGATCACCGGCAGCGCCTGGCTGCTGGCCTGGCAGACGCTCGCGTTCGCGCTGGGCGCGGCGGGCGGGGTGGGGCGTTCGCCGTACGGCTGGTTCTTCCGCACGCTGGTCCGGCCGCGGCTCGGCGCGCCGACCGCGTTCGAGGCGCCGGAGCCGCCGAGGTTCGCGCAGGCCGTCGGGCTGGTCTTCGCGGTGGTGGGCCTGGTCGGTTTCACGGTGGGGCCCGAGGCGTTGGGGCTCGCGGCGACCGGGGCGGCGCTCGCGGCGGCCTTCCTGAACGCGGTGTTCGGGTACTGCCTGGGGTGCGAGATGTACTTGCTCGTGCGGCGGGTGGCGGTCCGTACGAAGTGA
- a CDS encoding lysophospholipid acyltransferase family protein produces MAELVYRPAVGLAQTLFKVWDLKIDCKGSENIPRSGGAVLVSNHIGYLDFIFDGLAALPQKRLVRFMAKESVFRHKISGPLMRNMRHIPVDRKQGEAAYAHALDSLRSGEIIGVFPEATISQSFTLKSFKSGAARLAQEAGVPLIPMAVWGTQRLWTKGHPRNFKRSHIPITIRVGEAIEASKDKYAGALTRQLRERVQELLEAAQRAYPVRPKGPDDTWWMPAHLGGTAPTPEQVREAEAR; encoded by the coding sequence ATGGCAGAGCTTGTCTACCGTCCCGCCGTCGGTCTCGCCCAAACCCTGTTCAAGGTCTGGGACCTGAAGATCGACTGCAAGGGGTCGGAGAACATCCCGCGCTCGGGCGGCGCGGTGCTGGTGAGCAATCACATCGGCTACCTGGACTTCATCTTCGACGGTCTGGCGGCGCTGCCGCAGAAGCGCCTGGTGCGTTTCATGGCCAAGGAGTCGGTGTTCCGGCACAAGATCTCCGGTCCGCTGATGCGCAACATGCGGCACATCCCGGTGGACCGCAAGCAGGGCGAGGCGGCCTACGCGCACGCGCTGGACTCGCTGCGTTCCGGCGAGATCATCGGGGTCTTCCCCGAGGCCACGATCTCGCAGTCGTTCACGCTGAAGAGCTTCAAGTCGGGTGCCGCGCGGCTGGCGCAGGAGGCGGGCGTCCCGCTGATCCCGATGGCCGTGTGGGGCACCCAGCGGCTGTGGACCAAGGGCCACCCGCGCAACTTCAAGCGCAGCCACATCCCGATCACCATCCGGGTGGGCGAGGCGATAGAGGCCTCCAAGGACAAGTACGCGGGCGCCCTCACCCGTCAGCTCCGCGAGCGCGTCCAGGAGTTGCTGGAGGCCGCCCAGCGCGCCTACCCGGTCCGCCCCAAGGGGCCGGACGACACCTGGTGGATGCCCGCCCACCTCGGCGGCACGGCCCCGACCCCGGAACAGGTCCGCGAGGCCGAGGCCCGCTGA
- a CDS encoding transglutaminase domain-containing protein yields MELIQQNPDLSAYLAADEVIDHHHPRVRKTAAQLAKGVADSYGYARAAFEYIRDGITHSQDVGDPRVTWRASDVLEQGTGICYAKAHALAALLRAEDIPTALCYQRFDVVHGLVAVRFRGAWHRQDPRGNKAGVDARFSLDGERLAFVPDPAAGEADDPTLHAAPHPAVLAALRAAPDRAHLWRTLPVAL; encoded by the coding sequence ATGGAGCTGATCCAGCAAAACCCTGACCTGTCCGCCTATTTGGCCGCCGACGAGGTCATAGACCATCACCATCCACGCGTACGGAAGACGGCGGCGCAGCTGGCCAAGGGTGTGGCGGACTCGTATGGCTATGCGAGAGCGGCCTTCGAGTACATCCGCGACGGCATCACACACTCCCAGGACGTCGGTGATCCGCGCGTCACCTGGCGCGCCTCCGACGTCCTCGAACAGGGCACCGGCATCTGCTACGCCAAGGCCCACGCCCTGGCCGCCCTGCTGCGCGCCGAGGACATCCCGACCGCCCTGTGCTACCAGCGCTTCGACGTGGTGCACGGCCTGGTCGCCGTCCGCTTCCGCGGCGCCTGGCACCGCCAGGACCCCCGGGGCAACAAGGCGGGGGTCGACGCGCGGTTCTCACTGGACGGCGAGCGCCTGGCCTTCGTACCCGACCCGGCGGCGGGCGAGGCGGACGACCCGACGCTCCACGCCGCGCCGCACCCCGCCGTGCTCGCCGCCCTCCGGGCGGCCCCGGACCGGGCACATCTCTGGCGGACGCTCCCCGTGGCGCTCTAG
- a CDS encoding threonine aldolase family protein: MNPPKTDARRHHDPEIRGFASDNYAGVHPEVLAALALANGGHQVAYGEDEYTENLQRIVRGHFGATAEAFPVFNGTGANVVALQAVTDRWGAVICAESAHIHVDEGGAPERMGGLKLLTVPTPDGKLTPELIDRQAYGWDDEHRAMPQVVSITQSTELGTLYTPEEIRAICEHAHAHGMRVHLDGSRIANAAASLDVPMRTFTNAVGVDLLSLGGTKNGAMFGEAVVVINQDAVRHMRHLRKLSMQLASKMRFVSVQLEALLAKDLWLRNARHANEMAQRLAEGVRAVHGVEILHPVRANAVFARLPHDVSERLQKRHRFYFWDEAAGDVRWMCSFDTTEEDVDGFVAALKEEMAR, translated from the coding sequence GTGAACCCTCCGAAGACCGACGCACGACGCCATCACGACCCGGAGATCCGCGGCTTCGCCAGCGACAACTACGCCGGCGTCCACCCCGAGGTGCTCGCCGCCCTGGCCCTGGCCAACGGCGGGCACCAGGTCGCGTACGGCGAGGACGAGTACACCGAGAACCTCCAGCGGATCGTCCGCGGCCACTTCGGCGCGACCGCCGAGGCGTTCCCCGTCTTCAACGGCACCGGCGCCAACGTCGTCGCGCTCCAGGCGGTCACCGACCGCTGGGGCGCGGTGATCTGCGCCGAGAGCGCGCACATCCACGTCGACGAGGGCGGCGCGCCGGAGCGCATGGGCGGCCTCAAGCTGCTCACCGTGCCCACACCCGACGGCAAGCTCACCCCCGAACTGATCGACCGGCAGGCGTACGGCTGGGACGACGAGCACCGGGCGATGCCGCAGGTCGTCTCGATCACCCAGAGCACCGAACTCGGCACCCTCTACACGCCCGAGGAGATCCGCGCGATCTGCGAGCACGCCCACGCGCACGGCATGAGGGTGCATCTGGACGGCTCCCGGATAGCCAACGCCGCCGCCTCCCTGGACGTCCCGATGCGGACCTTCACCAACGCGGTTGGTGTCGACCTGCTCTCCCTGGGCGGCACCAAGAACGGCGCGATGTTCGGCGAGGCGGTCGTCGTGATCAACCAGGACGCGGTCCGGCACATGAGGCATCTGCGCAAGCTGTCCATGCAGCTCGCCTCCAAGATGCGTTTCGTGTCGGTGCAGTTGGAGGCCCTGCTGGCGAAGGACCTCTGGCTGCGCAACGCCCGGCACGCCAACGAGATGGCCCAGCGGCTCGCCGAGGGCGTCCGCGCGGTCCACGGCGTGGAGATCCTCCACCCCGTGCGGGCCAACGCCGTCTTCGCCCGCCTCCCGCACGACGTGAGCGAACGCCTCCAGAAGCGCCACCGCTTCTACTTCTGGGACGAGGCGGCCGGCGACGTCCGCTGGATGTGCTCCTTCGACACGACCGAGGAGGACGTGGACGGGTTCGTGGCGGCCCTCAAGGAGGAGATGGCCCGCTGA
- a CDS encoding SDR family NAD(P)-dependent oxidoreductase, with amino-acid sequence MQNGNGALSGAVVAVAGAGGPAGRAALLRLAEAGAIVVGSDNDPERLSEAVDAARYAHGGATVVGDTVDLLDLQSTRDWAVRIEKDFGRVDGLVHLVGGWRGSETFTRTSLDDWDFLEMLLIRTVQHTSLAFHEALQRSERGRYVLISAAGASRPTAGNAAYAAAKAAAEAWTLATADYFRKAGGTDGPSSAAAILVVKALVHDAMRADRPNAKFAGFTDVEELAEAIVGVWDRSAAEVNGNRLWLTDKP; translated from the coding sequence ATGCAGAACGGCAACGGTGCACTGAGCGGCGCGGTGGTCGCGGTGGCGGGCGCGGGCGGACCCGCCGGCCGGGCGGCCCTGCTGCGGCTGGCCGAGGCGGGCGCGATCGTCGTCGGCTCCGACAACGACCCCGAGCGGCTCTCCGAGGCCGTCGACGCGGCCCGCTACGCGCACGGCGGCGCCACTGTCGTCGGCGACACGGTCGATCTGCTGGACCTCCAGTCCACCCGGGACTGGGCCGTCCGCATCGAGAAGGACTTCGGGCGGGTGGACGGCCTGGTCCATCTCGTCGGCGGCTGGCGCGGCAGCGAGACCTTCACCCGGACCAGCCTCGACGACTGGGACTTCCTGGAGATGCTGCTGATCCGCACCGTGCAGCACACCTCCCTCGCCTTCCACGAGGCCCTCCAGCGCAGCGAGCGCGGCCGGTACGTCCTGATCAGCGCGGCCGGCGCCAGCAGGCCCACCGCCGGGAACGCCGCCTACGCCGCCGCCAAGGCCGCCGCCGAGGCGTGGACGCTCGCCACCGCCGACTACTTCCGCAAGGCCGGAGGGACGGACGGGCCGTCCTCCGCGGCTGCGATCCTGGTGGTGAAGGCACTGGTGCACGACGCGATGCGCGCCGACCGCCCCAACGCGAAGTTCGCGGGCTTCACGGACGTCGAAGAACTGGCCGAGGCCATCGTCGGCGTCTGGGACAGGTCCGCCGCCGAAGTGAACGGAAACCGTCTGTGGCTGACCGACAAGCCGTGA
- a CDS encoding DUF6421 family protein, whose protein sequence is MTEILAQASAEGGVPSVSRVVEHPAWPVLKDAVERIRPWQSKDGSIDFDAEHTPDRAAAERAVRGVVDAVEALSPLLPHDAAYHEALVKDLRSWADDGFAVPDFLDSLLAFQPAASRADGLQHLVVFPMYTQNGNPDRNLEAVVLRMVWPDWLAELERTRYDNPLFCGITFEDFTAGYDTNSAVLFPETIAVREAPARFSWGGIFCDREAARFRRVTDAAVDVLGLELPEDVAAMVHDQKRCEEAFVLWDMVHDRTHSHGDLPFDPFMIKQRQPFWMYGLEELRCDLTAFKEAVKLEADGVPQARDVQYAVLFDRMFRFPVTGERVRNYDGLGGQLLFAYLHKHDVVRWTDNKLHIDWQRAPQVTNQLCADIEQLYRDGIDRPKLVHWFAGYELVATYLSPHPGSRWAKGPDALDLTRPPRKLVDDVLPDEFPLSMFYEALAKKLKTVIASTKGITAADAERAAA, encoded by the coding sequence ATGACGGAAATTCTTGCGCAGGCGAGTGCGGAGGGCGGCGTTCCTTCGGTCTCCAGGGTGGTGGAGCATCCGGCCTGGCCCGTGCTCAAGGATGCCGTGGAGCGGATCCGGCCCTGGCAGTCCAAGGACGGCTCGATCGACTTCGACGCCGAGCACACCCCCGACCGGGCCGCCGCCGAGCGGGCCGTACGGGGTGTCGTCGACGCCGTCGAGGCGCTGTCCCCGCTGCTGCCGCACGACGCCGCCTACCACGAGGCCCTCGTCAAGGACCTGCGGAGCTGGGCCGACGACGGTTTCGCGGTGCCCGACTTCCTGGACTCGCTGCTGGCCTTCCAGCCTGCCGCGAGCCGCGCGGACGGACTTCAGCACCTGGTCGTCTTCCCGATGTACACGCAGAACGGCAACCCGGACCGCAATCTCGAAGCGGTCGTGCTGCGCATGGTCTGGCCCGACTGGCTGGCCGAGCTGGAGCGCACCCGTTACGACAACCCGCTGTTCTGCGGCATCACCTTCGAGGACTTCACCGCCGGTTACGACACCAACTCGGCCGTGCTCTTCCCGGAGACCATCGCGGTGCGCGAGGCCCCGGCCCGGTTCTCCTGGGGCGGCATCTTCTGCGACCGGGAGGCCGCGCGCTTCCGCCGGGTCACCGACGCCGCCGTCGACGTCCTCGGCCTGGAACTGCCCGAGGACGTCGCCGCGATGGTCCACGACCAGAAGCGCTGCGAGGAGGCCTTCGTCCTGTGGGACATGGTCCACGACCGCACCCACAGTCACGGCGACCTGCCCTTCGACCCCTTCATGATCAAGCAGCGCCAGCCGTTCTGGATGTACGGCCTGGAAGAGCTGCGCTGCGACCTCACCGCCTTCAAGGAGGCCGTGAAGCTGGAGGCCGACGGCGTCCCGCAGGCCCGTGACGTGCAGTACGCGGTCCTGTTCGACCGTATGTTCCGCTTCCCCGTCACCGGTGAGCGCGTGCGCAACTACGACGGTCTCGGCGGACAGCTCCTCTTCGCCTATCTGCACAAGCACGACGTCGTCCGCTGGACCGACAACAAGCTGCACATCGACTGGCAGCGCGCCCCGCAGGTCACCAACCAGCTCTGCGCCGACATCGAGCAGCTGTACCGCGACGGCATCGACCGCCCGAAACTCGTCCACTGGTTCGCCGGGTACGAGCTGGTCGCGACCTATCTCTCCCCGCACCCCGGCTCCCGCTGGGCCAAGGGTCCGGACGCCCTGGATCTGACGCGGCCGCCGCGGAAACTCGTCGACGACGTGCTTCCGGACGAGTTTCCGCTCAGCATGTTCTATGAGGCGCTCGCCAAGAAGCTGAAGACCGTGATCGCCTCCACCAAGGGCATCACCGCCGCGGACGCCGAGCGGGCCGCCGCGTGA
- a CDS encoding glycerophosphodiester phosphodiesterase: MNFLTIGHRGVMGVEPENTLRSFVAADRAGLDVIELDLHLSKDGALVVMHDADVDRTTDGTGPIADKTLAELRALDAGRGERIPTFEEVLDAVRAPLQAEIKDTAAARALAEVLHRRDLVARVEVLSFHDEAVAEIARLVPGVRTALVASRYGPDVVDRAVAVGAATLVLNIRRLTLEVVEKARKANLRIIGWVVNTQDHLRLVRALQLDGATTDYPDIKRTGRFTA, encoded by the coding sequence TTGAACTTCCTCACCATCGGTCATCGCGGAGTCATGGGTGTCGAACCCGAGAACACCCTCCGTTCCTTCGTGGCCGCCGATCGCGCGGGCCTCGACGTCATCGAACTCGATCTGCATCTGAGCAAGGACGGCGCGCTCGTCGTCATGCACGACGCGGACGTGGACCGGACGACGGACGGCACGGGCCCGATCGCCGACAAGACCCTCGCCGAGCTGCGCGCCCTGGACGCGGGCCGCGGTGAGCGGATCCCCACCTTCGAGGAGGTCCTGGACGCGGTACGGGCACCGCTCCAGGCCGAGATCAAGGACACGGCGGCGGCCCGCGCCCTCGCCGAGGTCCTGCACCGGCGCGACCTGGTGGCACGGGTCGAGGTGCTGTCCTTCCACGACGAGGCGGTCGCCGAGATCGCCCGCCTCGTGCCGGGCGTACGCACCGCGCTGGTCGCCAGCCGCTACGGCCCCGACGTCGTGGACCGCGCGGTGGCGGTGGGCGCCGCCACCCTGGTGCTCAACATCCGGCGGCTGACCCTGGAGGTCGTGGAGAAGGCCCGCAAGGCCAACCTGCGGATCATCGGCTGGGTGGTCAACACCCAGGACCATCTGCGCCTGGTCCGCGCCCTCCAGCTGGACGGCGCGACCACCGACTACCCGGACATCAAGCGCACGGGCCGCTTCACGGCCTAG
- a CDS encoding GNAT family N-acetyltransferase, which produces MDTAATTGLTFRHATDADVDALVALIESAYRGESSRAGWTTEADILEGQRTDPEGVLQVIKSPDGRLLTVERDGAVVACCQLEHRGDHAYFGMFAVSPALQGGGLGKVIIAEAERLARETWGATEMRMTVISVRDDLIAWYERRGYRRTGRTTPFPYGDERFGIPRRADLEFELLIKELV; this is translated from the coding sequence ATGGACACCGCCGCCACCACCGGCCTGACCTTCCGCCATGCCACCGACGCCGATGTGGACGCCCTCGTCGCGCTGATCGAGTCGGCGTACCGCGGGGAGTCCAGCCGGGCCGGGTGGACCACGGAGGCGGACATCCTCGAAGGGCAGCGCACCGACCCCGAGGGCGTCCTCCAGGTCATCAAGTCGCCGGACGGCCGGCTGCTCACCGTCGAGCGGGACGGCGCGGTCGTCGCCTGCTGCCAGCTCGAACACCGCGGCGATCACGCCTACTTCGGGATGTTCGCGGTGAGCCCGGCCCTCCAGGGCGGCGGCCTCGGCAAGGTGATCATCGCCGAGGCGGAGCGGCTCGCGCGCGAGACCTGGGGCGCCACGGAGATGCGCATGACCGTGATCTCCGTACGGGACGACCTCATCGCCTGGTACGAGCGGCGCGGCTACCGCCGTACGGGACGGACGACCCCGTTCCCGTACGGCGACGAGCGCTTCGGCATCCCGCGGCGCGCGGACCTGGAGTTCGAGCTGCTGATCAAGGAACTCGTCTGA
- a CDS encoding VOC family protein, with product MIHVLSSRTLLRPTDPERSRVFYGERLGLPVYREFGTGDHRGVVYFLGGGFLEVAGRSETPPSPALKLWLQVADVTAAHEELVAAGVEVRRPPVREPWGLIEMWIADPDGTEIVLVEIPADHPLRYRPGI from the coding sequence ATGATCCACGTACTCAGCAGCCGCACCCTCCTCCGCCCCACCGACCCCGAGCGCTCCCGCGTCTTCTACGGCGAGCGACTCGGGCTCCCCGTGTACCGCGAGTTCGGTACGGGCGACCACCGGGGTGTCGTGTACTTCCTCGGCGGCGGCTTCCTGGAGGTCGCGGGCCGCTCGGAGACACCGCCGTCGCCCGCGCTGAAGCTCTGGCTCCAGGTCGCGGACGTGACGGCGGCGCACGAGGAGTTGGTGGCGGCCGGGGTGGAGGTGCGGCGGCCCCCGGTGCGGGAGCCGTGGGGGCTGATCGAGATGTGGATCGCCGATCCCGACGGCACGGAGATCGTGCTGGTGGAGATCCCGGCGGACCATCCACTGCGCTACCGGCCGGGCATCTGA
- a CDS encoding VOC family protein, with product MELDEPVTGGPCWTELGTSDPVAAGRFYTELFGWRPQTDPRQEAGGYTVAHLGDAAVAALAPLYQESQPVAWNVSFAVTDADAAAEAVRAAGGTVVLEPMDVFDIGRFAVAFDPGGAAFQLWQARSFPGAGLFNAPGALSWVELLTRAPERAKSFYTTVFGWSVSAGGHYTRWGLGGADFGGMITMDDKFPPEVPSHWLPYFAVADVDDSARVAAGAGGSLLMEPTTVAEGPRIAVLRDPQGAMFGVYSAGAVDRRG from the coding sequence ATGGAGCTCGACGAGCCGGTGACCGGTGGGCCCTGCTGGACCGAGCTGGGGACCAGTGACCCGGTGGCGGCCGGGCGGTTCTACACCGAGCTGTTCGGCTGGCGTCCGCAGACCGATCCGCGCCAGGAGGCCGGCGGCTACACCGTCGCGCACCTCGGTGACGCGGCGGTCGCCGCCCTCGCGCCGCTGTACCAGGAGTCGCAGCCGGTGGCCTGGAACGTGTCGTTCGCCGTGACCGACGCCGACGCGGCGGCCGAGGCGGTACGGGCGGCGGGCGGGACCGTCGTGCTGGAGCCCATGGACGTCTTCGACATCGGACGGTTCGCGGTGGCGTTCGACCCGGGCGGCGCCGCCTTCCAGCTGTGGCAGGCGCGGTCCTTCCCCGGCGCCGGACTGTTCAACGCGCCCGGCGCGCTGAGCTGGGTCGAGCTGCTGACCCGTGCGCCGGAGCGCGCCAAGTCCTTCTACACGACGGTGTTCGGCTGGAGTGTGAGCGCCGGCGGGCACTACACGCGGTGGGGTCTCGGCGGCGCCGACTTCGGCGGCATGATCACGATGGACGACAAGTTCCCGCCCGAGGTGCCCTCGCACTGGCTGCCGTACTTCGCCGTGGCGGACGTCGACGACTCCGCCCGCGTCGCCGCCGGGGCGGGCGGCAGCCTCCTCATGGAGCCCACCACGGTGGCGGAAGGGCCACGGATCGCGGTGCTGCGGGACCCCCAAGGGGCCATGTTCGGCGTGTACTCGGCGGGCGCCGTGGACCGACGGGGCTGA